Genomic window (Gelria sp. Kuro-4):
CAGGCTATCCTCGTCTTCTTTTACATCTTCCGCCCCGGCTTCCAGAGCGTCGAGGATCGCCTCATCCGGCGTTTTGCTCAGATCTGCACGGTTCAGAACCAAGCTACCCTTTTGACTGAACATCCAGGCCACGCAACCGGTCTCGCCCAGATTACCGCCATGGCGGGAAAAGATGTGGCGAATCTCAGCAGCCGTGCGATTGCGGTTGTCGGTTAGGATCTCCAGCATGACGGCTACGCCTCCCGGACCATAGCCCTCATACACGAGCTCCTCGTAATCGGCACCATCCTGCGAGCCCGAAGCCCGGGCAATCACCCGCATGATGTTATCGTTGGGCATGTTGACCGAACGCGCCTTCTCTATGGCCATTTTCAGGCGCAGATTGCTATTCGGATCGGGGCCGCCGTGCTTCACGGCCACCATAAGTTCCCTGCCGATGCGGGTGAAGATCCTGCCTCGTTCTGCATCGGCCTTGGCTTTCTTGTGTTTGATATTGGCCCACTTAGAGTGTCCTGACATGTTTTCACCCCGTTTACTGCGCGTGCCGGGAGTTACGCGCTCCAAACTAGGAACCACAAATCCCTCGTTAAGTTATTTTACCATAGGATAAGGAGCCTTGAAAAGGAGAAACCTGGCTTCGGGCCAGGTTAGACGCCGTCTCAGAAGCCGGGGATAGGAGGAAGGCGCCGCTTGTGCTCGCTTCTTTGCTGCATGGTCCTGATGCGCGCCACCACCTCCGGGCGGCCCTCGCCGGTGCGGATGTAGTGGTCCAGTTCGGCATAACTGAACCCCAGCTCGCTTTCATCGGTTTGTCCTTCCCAGAGCCCGGCGGAAGGCGCCTTCCGGATGATCTCTTCCGGAACGCCCAGGTGCCGAGCCACTTCCCGCACCTCCTGCTTAACCAGGTTGCCCAGGGGAAGAAGATCCACCCCGGCGTCGCCGTACTTGGTAAAGTAACCCACCGTAAGCTCGCTCTTGTTGCCCGTGCCCAAAACCAGGTAGTTATGCTGCGTCGCCAGGTAGTAAAGCGTTACCATGCGCAGCCGCGGCTTGATGTTGGCCAGCGCCAGGGCCTTGGGCTCGCCGGCCTCTGCCGTTTTTAACCGGGCAAGTAGGGTATCGTACGCCGTATCGAGCACGACCTCCCGCACCGGAACGGAAAACGCCGCCGCCACCAACCGGGCATGTTCCGCATCGCGGGGCAGGCTGTGGCAGGGCATGATCACCCCGAGGACTGCCTCCGGGAAGGCGCGTTTGGCCAGCCCGACCACCACCGCCGAGTCTATCCCCCCGCTGAGGCCGACGACTGCTCCCTCGGCCCCGGCTTCTGTCACCCGTTCCCTGATCCAACCTGTCAGCCGGTTTACTAATTCACCCGTCTCCATGTTCTTCTGCCTGCCTTTCCTTTCCAGGTTGCCTGGGCCCCCAGCCCTTTTATTTTCTCCTTCTTTTCCTGGAATCCTGCAGGCAACGAAGTGCAGCTGAGACAAGGAATCCTACAGGGAACTTTGGCTGCTCCAGCGTTGGGCTATGGGCATGCGCCGCCCGTCCCCAAAGTGGCGGCTGGTAACGCGCAGGATGGGCGGGGCCTGACGGCGCTTATACTCAGCACGCGCCACCAGGCGCATGATGCGCTCGACCACCTTAGTAAGGTCGAGGATTTGCTGGACGGCTGCGCCTTCTTCGCCGGCCGCCGCCTGTTCCTCGCCGGCAGCTGAGACTCGACCGACCAGCTCTTTGGGCAGGCCGGCTTCAGCCGCCAGCAGCCCGACGATTTCCTTAAGCGAGCAGTTCTCCTCGACGAACTTCTTCAGCACAAAGTCGAGCAGCGGATACGGCGGTAGAGAATCAGTATCCTTCTGGTCCGGCCTGAGCTCCGCGGAAGGAGCCTTGGTAAGAATGGCCTCCGGAATAAGCTGCGGTCGCAGCGTGTTGATATGGCGGCAGAGCTCGTAAACCATGGTCTTGGGAACATCGCCGATGACGGCTAAACCGCCGGCCATATCACCATAGAGCGTCGCGTAGCCCACCGCGAGCTCGCTTTTATTACCCGTGGTAAGGAGCAGCCGGTTTTCCCTGTTGCTCATGAACATGAGGAAATTGCACCGGATACGGGCCTGGGCATTCTCTTCAGCCACATCGAGGCGCGGCGGCCCGCCGCCGTTCATCTCCCCCAGCAAGGCGGCAAAGACCTGCTCGATGGGCTTTACTGCGTACTCCACGCCCAAGTTGTACGCCAAGGAAGCTGCATCGGCAACGCTCCTGCTGCTGGAATAGCGGGAGGGCATGGAGACGCACTTTACGTTTTCGGGGCCCAGGGCTTCCGCCGCCAGCACCGCCACGAGCGCTGAGTCTATGCCGCCGCTCAGCCCCACCAGCGCCCGCCTGAATCCCGTTTTGCGGCAGTAGTCCCGGATCCCCATCACAAGCGCTTTACGCACCCACTCCATGTCTTCCGGTGGGAAAGGCTCCACCTGCCGGGCGGCACGCGCCTCCTCGCCCAGATTGACCAGCGCCAAATCTTCGGCGAAGGGCCGGCAACGGGCGAGCAGCTCTCCGCCCGGTCCGACGGCGAAACTGCAACCGTCGTAGAGAAGGTCGTCGTTGCCGCCCACCTGATTAACGTAAACCACCGGGCGCCGGTGGTGCCGGGCCAGCGCCTGCACCATACCGAGGCGCAGCGCTTGTTTGCCATAATGGTACGGGCTCCCGGAGATGTTTATGATCACCTCGGCCCCGGCCGCCACCAGTTCCTCCACGGGGTCCACCGGGTAACGGACGTCTTCCCAGAAGGCCTTGTCGTTCCAGATATCCTCGCAAATGGTCACCCCCAGGCGCACACCCCGGAAGGATATGGGGGCGCGGCGCGGCGCCGGCTGGAAGTAACGGTTCTCGAAAAATACATCGTAGGTTGGAAGAAGTGTCTTGGCCTGGACGCCGGTCACCTCCCCGCCGGCCACCAGAACGGCGGCGTTGAAGAGGTGAGGCGCCAGGCTGGCACCGGGAAGCGGCAGGCCCAGCAGGACACCGATGTCGCGCGTCGCCGGTAGGATGACGCGGCGCAGCATGGCGCCGCACTCCTGTACGAAGTCAGGCAGGAGCAGCAGGTCCTGGGGCGTGTAGCCCGGAAGGCTGAGCTCCGGAAAAACCACCAGGTCCGCTCCCTGCTCTTTCGCCGCCGCGATGAACTTGAGCATACGCTCGGCATTGCCTTTAAGGTCACCAATGGTCGGGTTCAGTTGCGCCAGGGCGATCTTCATTCCCGTACCCTTCTTTCTCGGCGCTTCACCGCGCGGGACGCCCTTCTCTGGGTGGGACTTTCAAGGCAACTTCACGCCGCAGGAGGAACGGCTCCCAGGCTTGCCATGGGCGCCTCTCAATTATGTTATAGCACCGCCCTCGCACTGCCTTCAAGGGAGAAAACCTCACGCCCTCTCCGGCCGCACCGCAGGCGGCGGCAACATGCAGCAAGGCCGCACCTCGACATACGAAGTGCGGCCTTGGCAAATATCTTCCGGCAACGGCCTACTCTCCCAGGGCGAGGCCCAAGTACCATCGGCGCTGGAGGGCTTAACTTCCGTGTTCGGGATGGGAACGGGTGTGGCCCCTCCGCTCAAGTCACCGGAAATATTAGTCGCCCATGTCCCTGCCCCTTACCCAGCTTCCTACCATGTCGGCACATTGCTTCTAAGGTAAGGCGACAGGTCGCTTCATCCCTGAAACAGATACCTTAATCGCTTCCTACCCCGTCCTGCGTGTTGCGCTCCCTGCAGACACGCTCTTCGGCGCGACCTGTCCCGCAGGGCAACCCAGGGTCACATGTTTTACGCAAGGTACCATTGCCTTGAAGGCTGCCTGCGCCTTCAAAACAAAAGAGCGAGCGAATTAGGTCAAGCCCTCGACCTATTAGTACCAGTCAGCTGAGGAGGTTACCCTCCTTACACACCTGGCCTATCTACCTCGTCATCTGCAAGGGGTCTTACTGGCCTGTGCCATGGGAAACCTCATCTTGGGGTGGGCTTCACACTTAGATGCTTTCAGCGTTTATCCCGTCCGGACTTGGCCACCCAGCGTTGCCGTTGGCACGACAACTGGTACACCAGCGGTCCGTCCATCCCGGTCCTCTCGTACTAGGGACGGCTCCCCGCAAGTTTCCTGCGCCCGCGATGGATAGGGACCGAACTGTCTCACGACGTTCTGAACCCAGCTCACGTACCGCTTTAATGGGCGAACAGCCCAACCCTTGGGACCTACTTCAGCCCCAGGATGCGATGAGCCGACATCGAGGTGCCAAACCTCCCCGTCGATGTGAACTCTTGGGGGAGATAAGCCTGTTATCCCCGGGGTAGCTTTTATCCGTTGAGCGATGGCCCTTCCACTCGGAACCACCGGATCACTAAGCCCGACTTTCGTCCCTGCTCGACGTGTCTGTCTCGCAGTTAAGCTCCCTTCTGCCTTTACACTCTTCGGCGCGATTCCCAACCGCGCTGAGGGAACCTTTGGGCGCCTCCGTTACCCTTTGGGAGGCGACCGCCCCAGTCAAACTGCCCGCCTGACACGGTCCCTCAGCCGGTTCACGGCTTGAGGTTAGAACTTCAGTGTCGCCAGGGTGGTATCCCAAGGTCGGCTCCACCGGGCCTGGCGGCTCGGCTTCTCTGCCTCCCACCTATCCTGTACAGGCCACACCAAAATCCAATGTCAGGTTACAGTAAAGCTCCACGGGGTCTTTCTGTCCAGTCGCGGGTAACCTGCATCTTCACAGGTATTGCAATTTCACCGAGTCCCTCGTTGAGACAGCGCCCAAGTCGTTACGCCTTTCGTGCGGGTCGGAACTTACCCGACAAGGAATTTCGCTACCTTAGGACCGTTATAGTTACGGCCGCCGTTTACTGGGGCTTCGGTTCAAGGCTCTCACCCTTCCCCTTAACCTTCCAGCACCGGGCAGGCGTCAGCCCCTATACGTGGTGTTTCCACTTGGCAGGGACCTGTGTTTTTGGTAAACAGTCGCTTGGGCCTTTTCACTGCGGCCCGCCCGGGCTTCGGGCGTTCGCCCTACTCCCAGGCCGGCGCCCCTTCTCCCGAAGTTACGGGGCCATTTTGCCGAGTTCCTTAACGAGGGTTCTCTCGCGCGCCTCGGGATTCTCTCCCCGCCTACCTGTGTCGGTTTGCGGTACGGGCACCTTCGGCCTCGCTAGGGGTTTTTCTCGGCAGTTTGGGCTCGGTCGCTTCGCAGCCGTAGCCGCTCCCCATCACCTCTCGGAACCCACGGGGGGATTTGCCTCCCCGCTCTTCCTACCGGCTTGGACGCACTCTTCCACCCGTGCGCTCGACCTACCCTCCTGCGTCACCCCGTCGCTCAAACGGCCTCAGGTGGGGCCGGAATTTTAACCGGCTGTCCATCGCCTACGCCTTCCGGCCTCGGCTTAGGTCCCGCCTGACCCTGAGCGGACGATCCTTCCTCAGGAATCCTTAGGCTTACGGCGGGCAGGATTCTCACCTGCCTTTTCGCTACTCATACCGGCATTCGCTCTTCCTTACGGTCCACACACCCTCCCAGGTATGCTTCTACCCGTAAGGAACGCTCCCCTACCATGTTGGCGGTGGGCTGCAGCCAACCGCCATCATCCGAAGCTTCGGTGCTGGGCTTGAGCCCCGTGTATTTTCGGCGCAGGATCACTCGACCAGTGAGCTATTACGCACTCTTTGAATGAATGGCTGCTTCTAAGCCAACATCCTGGCTGTCTGGGCGATCCCACATCCTTATCCACTTAGCCCAGCTTGGGGACCTTAGCTGTCGGTCCGGGCTCTTTCCCTCTTGACCACGAACCTTAGCGCCCGTAGTCTGACTCCCAGGGTCCAAGCTGCGGCATTCGGAGTTTGAATGGGTTCGGTAACCCGGTAAGGCCCCTAGCCCAATCAGTGCTCTACCTCCGCAGCTCATCCCTGAGGCTAGCCCTAAAGCTATTTCGGGGAGAACCAGCTATCTCCGGGTTCGATTGGCATTTCACCCCTACCCACAGCTCATCCCCCAGTTTTTCAACACTGGTGGGTTCGAGCCTCCACGAGGTTTTACTCTCGTTTCACTCTGGCCATGGGTAGATCACCCGGTTTCGGGTCTGCGTACAGCTACTTGCGCCCTTTCAGACTCGCTTTCGCTCCGGCTCCGGCTTTTCGGCCTTAACCTCGCAACTGTACGCAACTCGCCGGTTCATTCTTCAATAGGCACGCGGTCGTCCGGCACTCAATCCGCAAGTCTAAGTTCTTCTGTCCGCTGCCTTTCCTTTGCGGGAAACGCCCTTGCGGACTTCCTCTGCTTAAACTCGCCGATTGAGTGCCGGACTTCCACGGCTTGTGGACACACGGTTTCAGGTTCTTTTTCACTCCCCTCCCGGGGTGCTTTTCACCTTTCCCTCACGGTACTGGTGCGCTATCGGTCGCTTTGAGTATTTAGCCTTAGGAGGTGGTCCTCCCGGATTCCCACGGAATTCCACGTGCTCCGTGGTACTTGGGTGGCTGCTAAGCTTGAGGCGGCTTTCGGCCTACGAGGCTCTCACTCTCTTCGGCCGCCCTTTCCAGGGCGTTCGGCTCGGCCGCTTTCGGCTCCGGCTCTGCTGCCGCAAAGCCCTGCAGCTCCCGCTACCCCCAGCCGGCAACGCCGGCAGGCTGTGCACCGGCTGGGTTTGGGCTCGGCCCTGTTCGCTCGCCGCTACTTGGGGCTTCGAGGTTTCTTTCTTTTCCTCGGGCTACTGAGATGTTTCAGTTCACCCGGTGCCCTTCCCTGCCCTATGGGTTCAGGCAGGGATGCCTGGGTATTACCCCAGGCGGGTTCCCCCATTCGGGTATCCCCGGATCGACGTCTGTTTGCGACTCCCCGGGGCGTTTCGCCGCTTACTGCGCCCTTCTTCGGCTCAAAGCGCCAAGGCATCCTCCGTGTGCCCTCTCTAGCTTGACCTACCTGTGAACGCTCGCTCTTCTGTTTTCAAGGTGCGGTTTGGCATTTGGCATTTTGCGTTTGGCGTTTGGAAGTTCGAGCAGAACGTGCTCTTCTTCCAATGGCTAACTGCCAAATGCTAAGTGCTAACATGGTGGAGATGAGCGGGTTCGAACCGCTGACCCCCTGCTTGCAAAGCAGGTGCTCTCCCAGCTGAGCTACACCCCCACGTTTTAGCTGTTGGCTTTTGGCTCTTGGCATTGGAAAGAGGCCTCTACAACTTCTCCTCCAAAGCTAATCGCCAAACGCTCATTGCCAAAAGCTAAACTGGTGGGCCTGGGTGGACTCGAACCACCGACCTCACGCTTATCAGGCGTGCGCTCTAACCACCTGAGCTACAGGCCCATATTCGTCGTTGGCCGTGGGTCGTTAGTCGTTGGGGACTAGACCCACACTCACTACCAACTTACATAACCAAACAGAGGAGAGGCAACCTGTGCCTCTGACCTTACGAACCCAAAGGGTTGAGTTCCGGCCGTGAGTTTCGGTGTTGCCTTAGGTTCCGGCTTCCGCGTTCCCCTAACGACTAACGACCAACCACTCACCACCAAGATCTCCTTAGAAAGGAGGTGATCCAGC
Coding sequences:
- a CDS encoding NAD+ synthase produces the protein MKIALAQLNPTIGDLKGNAERMLKFIAAAKEQGADLVVFPELSLPGYTPQDLLLLPDFVQECGAMLRRVILPATRDIGVLLGLPLPGASLAPHLFNAAVLVAGGEVTGVQAKTLLPTYDVFFENRYFQPAPRRAPISFRGVRLGVTICEDIWNDKAFWEDVRYPVDPVEELVAAGAEVIINISGSPYHYGKQALRLGMVQALARHHRRPVVYVNQVGGNDDLLYDGCSFAVGPGGELLARCRPFAEDLALVNLGEEARAARQVEPFPPEDMEWVRKALVMGIRDYCRKTGFRRALVGLSGGIDSALVAVLAAEALGPENVKCVSMPSRYSSSRSVADAASLAYNLGVEYAVKPIEQVFAALLGEMNGGGPPRLDVAEENAQARIRCNFLMFMSNRENRLLLTTGNKSELAVGYATLYGDMAGGLAVIGDVPKTMVYELCRHINTLRPQLIPEAILTKAPSAELRPDQKDTDSLPPYPLLDFVLKKFVEENCSLKEIVGLLAAEAGLPKELVGRVSAAGEEQAAAGEEGAAVQQILDLTKVVERIMRLVARAEYKRRQAPPILRVTSRHFGDGRRMPIAQRWSSQSSL
- a CDS encoding NAD+ synthase, with product METGELVNRLTGWIRERVTEAGAEGAVVGLSGGIDSAVVVGLAKRAFPEAVLGVIMPCHSLPRDAEHARLVAAAFSVPVREVVLDTAYDTLLARLKTAEAGEPKALALANIKPRLRMVTLYYLATQHNYLVLGTGNKSELTVGYFTKYGDAGVDLLPLGNLVKQEVREVARHLGVPEEIIRKAPSAGLWEGQTDESELGFSYAELDHYIRTGEGRPEVVARIRTMQQRSEHKRRLPPIPGF
- a CDS encoding YebC/PmpR family DNA-binding transcriptional regulator encodes the protein MSGHSKWANIKHKKAKADAERGRIFTRIGRELMVAVKHGGPDPNSNLRLKMAIEKARSVNMPNDNIMRVIARASGSQDGADYEELVYEGYGPGGVAVMLEILTDNRNRTAAEIRHIFSRHGGNLGETGCVAWMFSQKGSLVLNRADLSKTPDEAILDALEAGAEDVKEDEDSLQIITDPADFGTVRENLANQGYTFSEAEITRIPQTTVELQGKDAEQMLKLMEELEEQDDVQEVYANFEIPDEVLASLGS